A single window of Brevundimonas naejangsanensis DNA harbors:
- the glnD gene encoding [protein-PII] uridylyltransferase, whose translation MTASPPLPSAVLDAASAPDPRAAVTALLRESLDADRARAARRAESAADGAEAARLYAEAADALLTSLWRFATEQVHPAPDERLTLLAVGGYGRGGLAPFSDLDLLFLRPGQAISPRAQAVVEFVHYVLWDLGLKVGSAFRSIGETLALARDDMTVRTTLLEARVLAGDAGLGESLLKRFRSEVARADPRPFIAAKMSERDVRLQKTGAVRYRVEPNIKDGKGGLRDLNTLFWIARSLAPDSERGQAALEGLLTARELRSFREAIGFLWRVRILLHLVAGRPEEKLTFDVQPEIARRMGWRGRGDELAVERFMRRYFQVAREVGALTRAVSAQLEARQQKKAEGLARGLSRLIRRRRVRLAFDGLAVEEGRLTVTGANVFARDPARLLMLFVEADRLDLDLHPDAFAAVIRSLTLVTPALRRDPRAAEAFLTVLAHGQRPYRVLSIMNETGLLGRFLPEWGRIVGQTQFNMYHAYTVDEHTLQAVGVINDIARGKLKADHPASTAIVPRIADIEALMLAMLLHDVGKGGDRGQLEDGAIAARRACERLGVDPRRIELVVWLVRHHLLMSDYAQKRDVSDPSTVRAFAEAVGDPERLRMLMVLTVADIRAVGPGVWNGWKGQLMRALFEATEALFRGDAVTREDPLADHPALVERARREGAAVEALPAEGPLESTARVAVAARDRPGLFADLAATLSMAGADVVGARLATAEDGMALDVFEIQDGAGEPYGGREPRRLAILVKAMERAVLKGARTSAMQAPRVSARRAVFDVRPVVRIDADTGTSAVVVEVSGADRPGLLADLARTISMHGYSTRSAHVASFGERAVDGFYITDADGRKPKDKAKLEALKADLLEVLDRAPQGPAGRSITPVRASVRDVSDLEGALGRSPVSSGPQAR comes from the coding sequence GACCCGCGCGCCGCCGTCACCGCGCTTTTGCGTGAAAGTTTGGACGCCGACCGCGCCCGCGCCGCCCGCCGCGCCGAAAGCGCCGCCGACGGCGCCGAAGCGGCGCGCCTCTACGCCGAGGCCGCCGACGCCCTGCTCACCAGCCTGTGGCGGTTCGCGACCGAACAGGTCCATCCGGCCCCGGACGAACGGCTGACCTTGCTGGCGGTCGGCGGCTATGGGCGCGGGGGGCTGGCGCCGTTTTCGGACCTCGACCTGTTGTTCCTGCGGCCGGGGCAGGCGATCAGTCCGCGCGCCCAGGCGGTGGTCGAGTTCGTCCACTATGTCCTGTGGGATCTGGGGTTGAAGGTCGGCTCGGCCTTCCGCTCCATCGGCGAGACTCTGGCTCTGGCGCGCGACGACATGACGGTGCGCACCACCTTGCTGGAGGCGCGGGTGCTGGCGGGGGATGCAGGCCTGGGCGAAAGCCTGCTGAAGCGGTTCCGTAGCGAAGTCGCCCGCGCCGACCCGCGCCCCTTCATCGCCGCCAAGATGTCCGAGCGCGACGTGCGCCTGCAGAAAACCGGCGCCGTCCGCTACCGCGTTGAGCCCAATATCAAGGACGGCAAGGGCGGTCTTCGCGACCTCAACACCCTGTTCTGGATCGCCCGCTCCCTGGCGCCCGACAGCGAGCGAGGGCAGGCGGCGCTGGAGGGCCTGCTGACCGCCCGAGAGCTGCGCAGCTTCCGCGAGGCGATCGGGTTCCTGTGGCGGGTGCGCATCCTGCTGCATCTGGTCGCGGGAAGGCCTGAGGAAAAGCTGACCTTCGACGTCCAGCCCGAGATCGCCCGGCGCATGGGCTGGCGCGGGCGCGGCGACGAACTGGCGGTCGAGCGCTTCATGCGCCGCTATTTCCAGGTCGCGCGCGAGGTCGGCGCCCTGACCCGCGCCGTCTCGGCCCAGCTGGAGGCGCGCCAGCAGAAGAAGGCGGAAGGGCTGGCGCGCGGCCTGTCGCGGCTGATCCGCCGCCGCCGGGTCAGGCTCGCCTTTGACGGCCTGGCGGTGGAGGAGGGGCGGCTGACCGTGACGGGCGCCAATGTCTTCGCCCGGGACCCGGCGCGGCTGCTGATGCTGTTCGTCGAGGCGGACCGGCTGGACCTGGACCTGCATCCTGACGCCTTCGCCGCCGTGATCCGCTCGCTGACGCTGGTGACGCCCGCCCTGCGGCGCGACCCGCGCGCGGCCGAGGCGTTCCTGACGGTGCTGGCGCATGGCCAGCGGCCCTATCGCGTCCTGTCGATCATGAACGAGACGGGGTTGCTGGGACGCTTCCTGCCCGAATGGGGACGAATCGTCGGCCAGACCCAGTTCAACATGTACCATGCCTATACGGTGGACGAGCACACCCTGCAGGCGGTGGGCGTCATCAACGACATCGCGCGCGGCAAGCTGAAGGCCGACCACCCGGCCTCGACCGCCATCGTGCCCCGCATCGCCGATATCGAGGCGCTGATGCTGGCCATGCTGCTGCACGACGTGGGCAAGGGCGGCGACCGGGGCCAGTTGGAGGACGGGGCCATCGCCGCGCGCCGGGCCTGCGAGCGGCTGGGCGTCGATCCGCGCCGGATCGAGCTGGTCGTCTGGCTGGTGCGCCATCATCTGCTGATGAGCGACTACGCCCAGAAGCGCGACGTGTCCGATCCCTCGACCGTGCGCGCCTTCGCTGAAGCGGTAGGGGATCCAGAGCGCCTGCGCATGCTGATGGTGCTGACCGTGGCCGACATCCGCGCCGTCGGGCCGGGGGTGTGGAACGGCTGGAAAGGGCAGTTGATGCGCGCTCTGTTCGAGGCCACCGAGGCCCTGTTCCGGGGCGACGCCGTGACGCGCGAAGACCCTCTGGCTGACCATCCGGCCCTGGTCGAACGGGCGCGGCGAGAGGGAGCGGCGGTCGAGGCCTTGCCCGCCGAGGGGCCGCTGGAATCCACCGCCCGCGTGGCCGTGGCGGCGCGCGACCGGCCCGGCCTGTTCGCCGATCTGGCGGCCACGCTGTCGATGGCCGGCGCCGACGTGGTGGGCGCGCGGCTGGCCACGGCCGAGGACGGCATGGCGCTGGACGTGTTCGAGATTCAGGACGGGGCGGGCGAACCCTATGGCGGGCGCGAGCCGCGACGGCTGGCCATTCTGGTCAAGGCGATGGAGCGGGCGGTGCTGAAAGGGGCGCGGACCTCGGCCATGCAGGCGCCGCGCGTCAGCGCCCGCCGCGCCGTCTTCGATGTGCGGCCGGTGGTGCGCATCGACGCCGACACCGGGACCAGCGCCGTGGTGGTCGAGGTGTCCGGCGCCGACCGGCCTGGCCTGCTGGCGGATCTGGCGCGGACGATCTCGATGCACGGCTATTCGACCCGCTCGGCCCACGTCGCCAGCTTCGGCGAGCGGGCGGTGGACGGCTTCTACATCACCGACGCCGACGGCCGGAAACCCAAGGACAAGGCGAAGCTGGAGGCCTTGAAGGCGGACCTGCTGGAGGTGCTGGATCGCGCGCCGCAAGGCCCCGCCGGGCGCAGCATCACCCCTGTGCGCGCCAGCGTGCGCGATGTGTCGGATCTGGAAGGCGCGCTGGGCCGCTCGCCCGTATCCAGCGGCCCGCAGGCGCGCTAA
- the murJ gene encoding murein biosynthesis integral membrane protein MurJ yields MNDNTDPIEPAAPISAANATVEPVVQPPASAATAKPKAGGVARSSAIFSAMTLLSRLAGFARDLVITAALGASAGPAADAYYTALNFPNLFRRIFAEGAFAAAFVPAYAKTLKSEGEAAADKVATDALAAVAAVTVALTLVAQLAMPWLMTVINIGFLDDPARFKLAVILTQITMPYLPCMAIAALLSGVLNARGRFIVSGAYPILLNLIMLAAVIPVKGDQIEAAYAASWAVLVAGVAQAGLCWWAARRAGANIRLSPPKMTPAVKAIIITAVPAAIGNSATQINVFISGNLSSFVDGGRTWLATADRLYQLPLGLVGVAIGIALLPKLSSAVASRDHAQQQASMDEALILSMALTLPAAAALMAMPYFLIDALFTRGAFLQVDAVNTARALLHFGWGVPAFVLIRILAPAFFARGDTRRPMVFALTSVAVNAVLAIGLFNLGMGVAGIAAAVSASAWTNVLLLGATLWRREHYRPSPRAVWRLGRIALASAGLAAVVGAASWARPMLQAPVADLLAMAGSSHGAKEITLLLVVAAGGLAYVALAFLTRAVTMAEVKGLVRRSR; encoded by the coding sequence GTGAACGATAACACCGATCCCATCGAACCGGCCGCGCCGATCTCTGCCGCAAACGCCACGGTCGAGCCGGTGGTCCAGCCGCCGGCCTCCGCTGCGACGGCCAAGCCCAAGGCGGGCGGGGTGGCGCGGTCTTCCGCCATCTTCAGCGCCATGACCCTGCTCAGCCGTCTGGCCGGGTTCGCGCGCGACCTGGTCATCACGGCGGCGCTGGGCGCCTCGGCCGGACCGGCGGCCGACGCCTATTACACGGCGCTGAACTTCCCCAATCTGTTCCGGCGCATCTTCGCCGAAGGGGCCTTCGCCGCCGCCTTCGTGCCCGCCTACGCCAAGACGCTGAAGAGCGAGGGGGAGGCGGCGGCCGACAAGGTGGCGACGGACGCCCTGGCCGCCGTGGCCGCCGTCACCGTGGCCCTGACCCTGGTCGCCCAGCTGGCCATGCCGTGGCTGATGACGGTCATCAACATCGGTTTCCTGGATGATCCGGCCCGCTTCAAGCTGGCGGTGATCCTGACCCAAATCACCATGCCCTACCTGCCCTGCATGGCCATCGCCGCCCTGCTTAGCGGGGTGCTGAACGCGAGGGGGCGGTTCATCGTTTCGGGCGCCTATCCGATCCTGCTGAACCTGATCATGCTGGCCGCCGTCATCCCGGTGAAGGGCGATCAGATCGAGGCCGCCTACGCCGCCTCCTGGGCCGTGCTGGTCGCGGGCGTGGCGCAGGCGGGCCTGTGCTGGTGGGCGGCGCGCAGGGCGGGGGCGAACATCCGCCTCAGCCCGCCGAAAATGACGCCGGCGGTGAAGGCCATCATCATCACCGCCGTTCCCGCCGCCATCGGCAACAGCGCCACCCAGATCAACGTCTTCATCTCCGGCAACCTGTCCAGCTTCGTCGACGGCGGGCGCACCTGGCTGGCGACGGCGGACCGGCTGTACCAGCTGCCGCTGGGTCTGGTCGGGGTGGCGATCGGCATCGCCCTTCTGCCCAAGCTGTCGTCGGCGGTGGCCTCCAGGGACCACGCTCAGCAGCAGGCGTCGATGGACGAGGCGTTGATCCTGTCCATGGCCCTGACTCTGCCGGCGGCGGCGGCCCTGATGGCCATGCCCTACTTCCTGATCGACGCCCTGTTCACGCGCGGCGCCTTCTTGCAGGTCGACGCCGTCAACACCGCTCGGGCTCTGCTGCATTTCGGCTGGGGCGTGCCCGCCTTCGTGCTGATCCGCATTCTGGCCCCTGCCTTCTTTGCGCGGGGCGACACGCGCCGGCCCATGGTCTTCGCCCTGACCTCGGTGGCGGTGAACGCCGTGCTGGCCATCGGCCTGTTCAACCTGGGCATGGGGGTGGCCGGCATCGCCGCGGCGGTCAGCGCCTCGGCCTGGACCAATGTGCTGCTTCTGGGCGCAACCCTGTGGCGGCGCGAGCACTACCGGCCCAGCCCGCGCGCCGTCTGGCGTCTGGGCCGCATCGCCCTGGCCAGCGCGGGGCTGGCGGCGGTGGTCGGCGCGGCGTCCTGGGCGCGGCCGATGCTGCAGGCGCCGGTCGCCGACCTGCTGGCGATGGCGGGTTCGAGCCACGGCGCCAAGGAGATCACCCTGCTGCTGGTCGTTGCGGCGGGCGGCCTGGCCTATGTCGCGCTGGCCTTCCTGACGCGCGCCGTGACGATGGCCGAGGTCAAGGGCCTGGTGCGGCGGTCGCGGTGA